A single genomic interval of Hafnia alvei harbors:
- the deoC gene encoding deoxyribose-phosphate aldolase, protein MTDLKVAAKRALQLMDLTTLNEDDTDEKVIALCHQAKSPAGNTAAVCIYPRFIPIARKTLREQGTPEIHIATVTNFPHGNDDIAIALAETKAAIAYGADEVDVVFPYRALMAGNEQVGFDMVKVCKDACNEADVLLKVIIETGELKDAALIRKASEISIKAGADFIKTSTGKVPVNATLESAEIMMTVIRDMGVGKTVGFKPAGGVRTAEDAAEYLALAGRLLGDDWADSRHFRFGASSLLASLLKTLGYDAKGTGSAY, encoded by the coding sequence ATGACTGATTTAAAAGTTGCTGCAAAACGTGCGTTACAGTTGATGGATTTGACTACCCTGAACGAAGACGACACCGACGAAAAAGTGATCGCTCTGTGCCATCAGGCAAAAAGCCCAGCTGGTAACACCGCAGCAGTTTGCATCTACCCACGTTTCATCCCAATTGCGCGTAAAACTTTGCGCGAGCAGGGCACCCCTGAAATTCATATCGCTACCGTGACTAACTTCCCGCACGGCAACGATGATATCGCTATTGCACTGGCTGAAACCAAAGCGGCTATCGCTTACGGCGCCGACGAAGTTGACGTGGTATTCCCATACCGCGCGCTGATGGCGGGCAACGAGCAGGTTGGTTTCGACATGGTTAAAGTCTGCAAAGACGCTTGTAACGAAGCAGATGTATTGCTGAAAGTGATCATCGAAACCGGCGAGCTGAAAGACGCTGCGCTTATCCGTAAAGCATCTGAAATCTCTATCAAAGCGGGTGCTGACTTCATCAAAACCTCTACCGGTAAAGTTCCTGTTAACGCCACGCTGGAAAGCGCAGAAATCATGATGACCGTGATCCGTGATATGGGCGTAGGCAAAACCGTTGGCTTCAAGCCTGCTGGTGGCGTTCGCACCGCTGAAGATGCCGCAGAATATCTGGCTCTGGCTGGTCGTTTGCTGGGTGATGACTGGGCTGATTCCCGTCACTTCCGCTTTGGTGCTTCCAGCCTGTTGGCAAGCCTGCTGAAAACGCTGGGCTACGATGCCAAAGGCACTGGCAGCGCTTACTAA
- the deoB gene encoding phosphopentomutase — translation MKRTFIMVLDSFGIGASEDAERFGDVGSDTLGHIADACARGEADIGRKGPLTLPNLSRLGLGKAAEESTGRFPQGLDKNADIIGAYGYASELSSGKDTPSGHWEIAGVPVLFEWGYFSDHENSFPQELLDILVKRGNLPGYLGNCHSSGTVILDQLGEEHMKTGKPIFYTSADSVFQIACHEETFGLDRLYELCEIAREELTKGGYNIGRVIARPFVGDKPGEFKRTGNRHDLAVEPPAPTMLKKLVDEKGGEVVSIGKIADIYANVGITQKVKATGIDALFDATLIEMEKAGNNTIVFTNFVDFDSSYGHRRDVAGYAAALELFDRRLPEMLKLVKDDDIIIFTADHGCDPTWEGSDHTREHIPVLVYGPKVKPGSLGHRETFADIGQTVANYFGLSPMDYGKVMF, via the coding sequence ATGAAACGTACATTTATCATGGTATTAGACTCATTTGGTATCGGTGCGAGTGAAGATGCTGAACGCTTTGGCGATGTGGGTTCCGATACGCTAGGCCATATTGCTGATGCCTGTGCGCGCGGCGAAGCTGACATTGGTCGCAAAGGCCCGCTGACCTTACCTAACCTGAGCCGTTTAGGCTTAGGTAAAGCGGCTGAAGAATCAACCGGTCGTTTCCCGCAGGGTTTAGATAAAAACGCCGATATCATCGGCGCATATGGCTATGCGAGCGAACTCTCTTCCGGCAAAGACACTCCGTCGGGTCACTGGGAGATTGCCGGTGTTCCCGTTCTGTTCGAGTGGGGCTACTTCTCCGATCATGAAAACAGCTTCCCACAGGAGCTGTTAGATATTCTGGTCAAGCGCGGCAACCTGCCGGGCTATCTGGGTAACTGCCACTCATCGGGTACTGTGATTCTGGACCAGTTGGGTGAAGAACACATGAAAACCGGCAAACCGATTTTCTATACCTCTGCTGACTCCGTATTCCAGATTGCTTGTCATGAAGAAACCTTCGGGCTAGACCGCCTGTATGAGCTGTGTGAAATTGCACGTGAAGAGCTGACTAAGGGTGGTTACAACATTGGCCGCGTGATTGCGCGTCCATTCGTGGGTGATAAGCCAGGTGAGTTCAAGCGTACCGGCAACCGTCATGACTTAGCGGTTGAGCCACCGGCACCAACCATGCTGAAAAAACTGGTTGATGAGAAGGGCGGCGAAGTCGTTTCTATCGGTAAAATTGCTGATATCTACGCTAACGTCGGCATTACGCAGAAAGTGAAAGCGACCGGTATTGATGCGCTGTTTGATGCAACGCTTATCGAGATGGAAAAAGCGGGCAATAACACTATTGTGTTTACTAACTTTGTCGACTTCGACTCCTCTTATGGCCATCGCCGTGACGTTGCTGGTTATGCTGCTGCGCTTGAGCTGTTTGACCGTCGTCTGCCAGAGATGCTGAAATTAGTGAAAGATGACGATATCATCATCTTCACCGCTGACCACGGCTGTGACCCAACATGGGAAGGCTCTGACCATACCCGTGAACACATCCCAGTTCTGGTTTACGGACCTAAAGTAAAACCGGGCTCGTTGGGCCACCGTGAAACCTTCGCAGATATTGGCCAAACCGTAGCAAACTACTTTGGTCTGTCTCCGATGGATTACGGTAAAGTGATGTTTTAA
- the metK gene encoding methionine adenosyltransferase, with product MAKHLFTSESVSEGHPDKIADQISDAVLDAILEQDPKARVACETYVKTGMVLVGGEITTNAWVDIEELTRKTVAEIGYVSSDMGFDANSCAVLSAIGKQSPDINQGVDRTDPLEQGAGDQGIMFGYATNETEVLMPAPITYAHRLMERQAEVRKNGTLPWLRPDAKSQVTFLYDDGKIAGIDAVVLSTQHSDTISLPDLKEAVMEEIIKPVLPPEWLSANTKYFINPTGRFVIGGPMGDCGLTGRKIIVDTYGGAARHGGGAFSGKDPSKVDRSAAYAARYVAKNIVAAGLADRCEIQVSYAIGIAEPTSIMIETFGTEKISTEQLTLLVREFFDLRPYGLIQMLDLIQPIYRETAAYGHFGREHFPWEKTDKAALLREAAGLK from the coding sequence ATGGCTAAACACCTTTTCACGTCTGAATCAGTGTCCGAAGGACATCCTGATAAGATTGCTGACCAAATTTCTGACGCCGTGCTTGATGCGATCCTCGAACAGGATCCAAAAGCGCGCGTTGCATGTGAAACCTATGTCAAAACCGGCATGGTGCTAGTGGGTGGTGAAATCACCACTAATGCATGGGTAGACATTGAAGAGCTGACCCGTAAAACCGTTGCTGAAATCGGCTATGTAAGCTCTGATATGGGCTTTGATGCTAACTCTTGCGCCGTTCTGAGCGCTATCGGTAAGCAGTCTCCAGATATCAACCAAGGCGTTGACCGTACCGATCCTTTAGAACAGGGTGCTGGCGACCAAGGTATTATGTTTGGTTACGCGACCAACGAAACCGAAGTATTAATGCCTGCGCCAATCACCTATGCCCATCGTCTGATGGAGCGTCAGGCTGAAGTACGTAAAAACGGCACCCTGCCATGGCTGCGCCCAGACGCCAAAAGCCAGGTAACCTTCCTGTACGACGACGGCAAAATTGCCGGTATCGATGCAGTGGTTCTCTCCACTCAGCACTCTGACACCATCAGCCTGCCTGATTTGAAAGAAGCTGTGATGGAAGAGATCATCAAGCCGGTCCTGCCGCCAGAATGGTTGTCTGCCAATACCAAATACTTCATCAACCCAACAGGCCGTTTCGTTATCGGTGGCCCAATGGGCGACTGTGGTTTGACTGGCCGTAAAATCATCGTTGATACCTACGGCGGTGCAGCACGTCACGGTGGCGGCGCATTCTCTGGTAAAGATCCTTCAAAAGTTGACCGTTCAGCGGCATACGCTGCCCGTTACGTAGCAAAAAATATCGTTGCTGCAGGTCTGGCAGACCGCTGTGAGATTCAGGTTTCTTACGCAATTGGTATCGCTGAGCCAACCTCAATCATGATCGAAACATTTGGCACTGAGAAAATCTCTACCGAGCAACTCACCCTGCTGGTACGTGAATTCTTCGACCTGCGTCCATACGGTTTGATTCAGATGCTTGATCTGATCCAACCAATCTACCGTGAAACCGCAGCCTATGGTCACTTTGGCCGTGAACATTTCCCATGGGAAAAAACCGACAAAGCCGCACTTCTGCGTGAAGCTGCTGGTTTGAAATAA
- a CDS encoding glutathione S-transferase family protein, protein MGQLVDGIWQDIWYDTKSTGGRFKRSNAQFRNWVTPDGSAGPNNEPGFKAEKDRYHLYVSLACPWAHRTLLVRKLKGLETLIPVSVVSPLMLESGWTFDRSFAAATGDQLYQHDFLYQLYLQADPHYTGRVTVPVLWDKQTQTIVSNESSDIIRMFNTAFDDLGAKPGDFYPLELRAEIDELNSWVYDTVNNGVYKAGFATSQEAYDEAVSAVFASLDKLENILSRQRYLTGERLTEADLRLWTTLVRFDPVYVTHFKCDWQRISDYPNLYGFLRDIYQIPGIKETVNLEHIRNHYYRSHKTINPTGIISIGPKQDLEAPHGRDKR, encoded by the coding sequence ATGGGACAACTCGTTGACGGTATCTGGCAGGATATCTGGTATGACACCAAATCTACCGGTGGACGTTTTAAGCGTTCAAACGCGCAATTCCGTAACTGGGTCACTCCTGATGGATCTGCTGGCCCAAATAATGAACCGGGATTTAAGGCTGAAAAAGATCGCTACCATCTTTATGTCTCTTTGGCCTGTCCGTGGGCACATCGCACGTTGTTAGTTCGAAAGCTCAAGGGGTTGGAAACGCTGATACCTGTTTCCGTGGTCAGCCCGCTGATGCTGGAAAGTGGCTGGACGTTTGATCGTTCTTTCGCGGCCGCGACCGGTGATCAACTTTATCAGCATGATTTTCTCTATCAGCTCTATTTACAGGCAGATCCACACTATACCGGGCGCGTTACTGTCCCTGTGCTGTGGGATAAACAAACCCAAACCATCGTCAGCAATGAATCCTCAGATATCATTCGTATGTTTAATACTGCGTTTGATGATTTAGGCGCTAAGCCGGGTGATTTCTATCCGTTGGAATTGCGTGCTGAGATTGATGAACTCAATAGCTGGGTTTATGACACTGTCAATAATGGCGTCTATAAAGCAGGGTTTGCGACGTCGCAAGAGGCCTATGATGAAGCCGTTAGCGCGGTTTTTGCCTCATTAGATAAGCTGGAAAACATTCTTTCTCGTCAACGTTACTTAACTGGCGAGCGCTTGACCGAAGCCGATCTTCGTTTGTGGACCACGTTAGTGCGTTTTGACCCAGTATACGTGACGCATTTTAAATGCGATTGGCAGCGGATCAGTGACTATCCGAATCTATATGGATTCCTGCGCGATATCTATCAGATACCGGGTATTAAAGAGACGGTCAATCTAGAACACATCCGTAATCATTATTATCGCAGCCATAAAACCATCAACCCAACGGGCATTATTTCGATCGGGCCAAAGCAAGATCTTGAGGCTCCGCACGGCCGCGATAAACGTTAA
- the deoD gene encoding purine-nucleoside phosphorylase has protein sequence MATPHINAEMGDFADVVLMPGDPLRAKHIAETFLQDVRQVNSVRGMLGFTGTYKGRKISVMGHGMGIPSCSIYAKELITDFGVKKIIRVGSCGAVRMDVKLRDVVIGMGACTDSKVNRMRFKDHDYAAIADFDMVRNASDAAKAKGINARVGNIFSADLFYTPDPSMFDVMDKYGILGVEMEAAGIYGVAAEFGAKALTICTVSDHIRTHEQTTAEERQTTFNDMIEIALESVLLGDAEEAAAK, from the coding sequence ATGGCTACGCCGCATATTAATGCCGAGATGGGTGATTTTGCAGACGTTGTGTTGATGCCGGGCGATCCGCTGCGCGCCAAACACATTGCTGAAACTTTCCTGCAAGACGTCCGTCAGGTAAACAGCGTGCGCGGCATGCTGGGCTTCACCGGTACTTATAAAGGCCGTAAGATCTCTGTTATGGGCCACGGCATGGGTATCCCATCATGTTCTATCTATGCGAAAGAACTGATCACTGATTTTGGCGTGAAAAAAATCATCCGCGTGGGTTCATGTGGCGCAGTGCGCATGGACGTTAAACTGCGTGACGTCGTTATCGGCATGGGTGCATGTACCGACTCTAAAGTTAACCGCATGCGTTTCAAAGACCACGACTATGCAGCAATTGCGGACTTTGACATGGTGCGTAACGCATCTGACGCAGCGAAAGCCAAAGGCATCAACGCACGCGTAGGTAACATCTTCTCTGCTGACCTGTTCTATACGCCAGACCCGTCTATGTTCGACGTGATGGATAAGTACGGCATTCTGGGTGTGGAAATGGAAGCCGCTGGTATCTACGGCGTTGCCGCTGAGTTTGGTGCGAAAGCGCTGACTATCTGCACCGTGTCTGACCACATTCGTACCCACGAGCAGACCACTGCTGAAGAACGCCAGACCACGTTCAACGACATGATTGAAATCGCGCTGGAATCCGTTCTGCTGGGCGATGCGGAAGAAGCTGCTGCTAAGTAA
- a CDS encoding sugar porter family MFS transporter produces MSTTVSTQSVRKTRSNASLTFFVCFLAALAGLLFGLDIGVIAGALPFISETFQITSSQQEWVVSSMMFGAAVGAVGSGWLNFRIGRKYSLMIGAILFVVGSLFSAFAPDVEILILSRVLLGLAVGIASYTAPIYLSEIAPEKIRGSMISMYQLMITIGILAAYLSDTAFSYTGAWRWMLGVITIPAILLLIGVFFLPDSPRWLAARGSDEKARRVLEKLRDTSEQAKSELDEIRESLKVKQSGWALFINNKNFRRAVYLGVLLQVMQQFTGMNVIMYYAPKIFDLAGFASTSQQMWGTVIVGLVNVLATFIAIGLVDRWGRKPTLILGFIVMALGMGTLGTMMNIGISSVFAQYFAVIMLLIFIVGFAMSAGPLIWVLCSEIQPLKGRDFGITCSTATNWIANMIVGATFLTMLNSLGSAHTFWVYAGLNVIFIFITLALIPETKNISLEHIERNLMQGKPLRKIGSK; encoded by the coding sequence ATGAGTACTACCGTGAGTACACAATCGGTTCGCAAGACCCGTTCAAATGCCAGTCTAACGTTCTTTGTCTGCTTTTTAGCTGCGCTGGCAGGCTTACTGTTCGGGCTGGATATTGGTGTTATCGCTGGTGCTTTGCCATTTATCAGCGAGACGTTTCAAATCACCAGCTCCCAACAAGAATGGGTTGTGAGCTCTATGATGTTTGGTGCGGCAGTCGGTGCAGTAGGTAGTGGCTGGTTGAACTTCCGCATTGGCCGTAAATACAGTTTGATGATTGGCGCAATCCTGTTTGTGGTCGGCTCACTGTTCTCTGCCTTCGCACCTGACGTTGAAATCCTGATCCTTTCTCGCGTACTACTGGGATTGGCGGTGGGTATCGCATCTTATACAGCTCCGATTTATCTTTCTGAAATTGCTCCAGAAAAGATTCGCGGCAGTATGATTTCAATGTACCAATTGATGATCACCATCGGTATTTTGGCCGCCTATCTTTCTGACACTGCCTTCAGCTACACCGGCGCATGGCGCTGGATGCTGGGTGTTATCACCATTCCAGCCATTCTGTTGTTGATTGGTGTTTTCTTCCTGCCAGACAGCCCACGCTGGTTAGCCGCACGCGGCAGCGATGAAAAAGCCCGCCGTGTGTTAGAAAAACTACGTGATACCAGTGAACAAGCCAAAAGTGAGCTGGATGAAATTCGCGAAAGTCTGAAAGTGAAACAAAGCGGTTGGGCGTTGTTTATTAACAATAAAAACTTCCGCCGTGCCGTTTATCTAGGCGTGTTGTTACAGGTGATGCAGCAGTTCACCGGTATGAACGTCATTATGTATTACGCACCAAAAATCTTCGACTTAGCCGGATTTGCCAGCACGTCGCAGCAGATGTGGGGCACGGTTATCGTGGGTCTGGTTAACGTATTGGCCACCTTCATCGCCATCGGTTTAGTTGACCGTTGGGGCCGTAAGCCAACCTTGATTCTCGGCTTCATCGTGATGGCTTTAGGTATGGGCACCTTGGGTACCATGATGAACATCGGTATCAGCTCCGTCTTTGCTCAGTACTTTGCCGTTATCATGCTGCTGATCTTCATCGTCGGTTTTGCCATGAGCGCCGGCCCGCTGATTTGGGTGCTGTGCTCTGAAATCCAGCCGTTGAAAGGCCGTGATTTTGGTATCACCTGTTCAACCGCAACCAACTGGATTGCCAACATGATCGTCGGGGCAACCTTCCTGACCATGCTGAACTCTCTGGGTAGCGCACACACCTTCTGGGTCTATGCCGGTCTGAACGTTATCTTCATCTTCATTACGCTAGCGCTAATCCCTGAGACCAAGAACATCTCTCTGGAACACATCGAACGTAATCTGATGCAGGGTAAGCCACTGCGTAAGATTGGGTCTAAGTGA
- a CDS encoding YjjI family glycine radical enzyme has translation MTNSINTSELPALLQRCQQIATSETLSPEQKRHFLALEAENALPYPNLPPEARQALDENVICDMFEGHAPYKPRYVLPDYAKFLSQGSEYLELEPAQDFDDALNMLCILYHHVPSVTSMPVFLGHLDSLLLPYVGILTENELYIRIKRFWRYLDRTLPDAFMHANIGPNDNLLTRLILRVDAELKQVAPNLTFIYDPQITPESLLLQAAKNICECSKPHIANGPVHDNIFTKGGYGIVSCYNSLPLAGGGNTLVRINLRQVALRSESSQDFFTRQLPYYCRQQINIIDARTDFLYNQSHFFEQSFLVKEGLIDPQRFVPMFGIYALAEAVNILQEKDGLSGVYGENEQANQLGYRISEQLAEFVAQTPVKHGWKQRAMLHAQSGISSDIGTTPGARIPYGTEPDPVTHLMTVAPHHAYYTSGISDILTLEETIKRNPEAMMQLCLGGFAAGMREFSANVCGNDLVRITGYMVRLSDIEKFNAEGSRLNTTWLGEEAAKNTGIMQRQPRVISHEQTMRFGK, from the coding sequence ATGACGAATTCCATCAATACTTCTGAACTACCTGCTTTACTACAGCGTTGCCAGCAAATTGCGACCAGCGAAACACTGTCTCCAGAGCAAAAACGTCACTTTCTGGCTCTAGAAGCCGAGAACGCCCTGCCGTATCCCAATTTACCACCAGAAGCTCGTCAGGCACTGGATGAGAACGTGATTTGCGATATGTTTGAAGGGCATGCGCCGTACAAGCCACGCTACGTTCTGCCGGATTACGCCAAGTTTTTGTCACAGGGCTCCGAATATCTGGAATTGGAACCGGCGCAGGACTTTGACGACGCACTAAATATGCTGTGCATCCTGTACCACCATGTACCTTCCGTCACCTCTATGCCGGTATTTCTCGGTCATTTAGACAGCTTATTGCTGCCTTATGTTGGAATTCTAACAGAAAACGAATTATATATCCGCATAAAACGTTTCTGGCGTTATCTGGATCGCACTTTACCAGATGCCTTTATGCACGCAAACATTGGGCCGAACGATAACTTACTGACTCGCCTGATTTTACGCGTAGATGCAGAGCTGAAGCAGGTTGCGCCTAACCTCACGTTTATTTACGATCCACAAATCACGCCTGAATCTTTGTTACTTCAGGCGGCTAAAAATATTTGTGAATGCAGTAAGCCTCACATCGCCAACGGCCCTGTGCATGATAATATTTTCACAAAAGGTGGCTACGGCATTGTCAGTTGTTACAATTCTCTGCCGCTTGCCGGGGGCGGAAACACCTTAGTTCGTATTAATTTGCGGCAGGTTGCGTTACGCAGCGAGTCTTCACAGGACTTCTTCACTCGCCAACTACCGTATTATTGTCGCCAGCAAATTAATATTATTGATGCTCGAACCGACTTCCTCTACAACCAATCGCATTTCTTTGAGCAAAGCTTTCTCGTAAAAGAAGGTTTAATCGATCCTCAGCGCTTTGTGCCTATGTTTGGGATTTATGCGTTGGCAGAAGCCGTAAATATTTTGCAGGAGAAAGACGGTTTATCGGGAGTTTACGGTGAAAACGAGCAGGCTAATCAGCTTGGCTACCGTATCAGTGAGCAATTAGCTGAATTTGTAGCGCAAACGCCGGTTAAGCACGGCTGGAAACAGCGTGCGATGCTGCATGCCCAATCGGGTATTAGTTCTGACATTGGCACCACGCCGGGCGCACGAATTCCTTACGGCACAGAACCCGATCCCGTCACCCACTTGATGACCGTTGCGCCTCACCATGCGTATTACACATCGGGCATCAGCGATATCTTAACGCTGGAAGAGACCATCAAGCGCAATCCTGAAGCCATGATGCAGCTTTGCCTCGGTGGTTTTGCCGCGGGTATGCGTGAGTTTTCAGCTAACGTCTGCGGCAACGATCTGGTTCGCATCACCGGTTACATGGTGCGTCTGTCTGATATTGAAAAATTCAATGCGGAAGGCTCTCGCCTAAATACCACGTGGCTGGGAGAGGAAGCGGCCAAAAACACCGGGATTATGCAACGCCAGCCACGAGTGATTAGCCATGAGCAAACGATGCGCTTCGGTAAGTAA
- the deoA gene encoding thymidine phosphorylase encodes MFLAQEIIRKKRDGHALSEEEIRFFINGIRDNTVSEGQIAALAMTIFFHDMIMPERVALTMAMRDSGTVLDWKSLNLNGPIVDKHSTGGVGDVTSLMLGPMVAACGGYVPMISGRGLGHTGGTLDKLEAIPGFDIFPDDARFRKIISEVGVAIIGQTNSLAPADKRFYATRDITATVDSIPLITASILAKKLAEGLDALVMDVKVGSGAFMPTFELSEALAQSIVGVTNGAGCKTTALLTDMNQVLASSAGNAVEVRESVQFLTGEYRNPRLFEVTMALCAEMLISGNLAADQQDARNKLQAVLDNGKAAEIFGRMVAAQGGPADFVERYDSYLPQATLSKPVFAEHGGIITAMDTRELGMSVVGLGGGRRRATDSIDYSVGLTDMVRLGDSVDAQRPLAIVHASNEEDWQQAARAVRSAIVLGDKAPAENPVVYRRITE; translated from the coding sequence TTGTTTCTAGCACAAGAAATTATTCGTAAAAAACGTGATGGCCACGCGCTCAGCGAGGAAGAAATTCGTTTTTTCATCAACGGTATTCGTGACAATACCGTTTCTGAAGGTCAGATCGCGGCATTGGCGATGACTATCTTTTTCCACGATATGATCATGCCTGAACGCGTTGCTCTTACCATGGCAATGCGAGATTCCGGTACGGTTCTGGACTGGAAATCATTGAATCTGAACGGCCCGATTGTGGATAAACACTCCACCGGTGGCGTGGGTGACGTGACTTCATTGATGCTTGGCCCAATGGTGGCGGCATGCGGTGGTTATGTTCCGATGATTTCTGGCCGTGGTTTAGGGCATACCGGCGGTACGCTAGATAAACTGGAAGCAATCCCAGGATTTGACATTTTCCCTGACGATGCGCGTTTCCGTAAAATTATTTCTGAAGTGGGTGTGGCTATTATCGGCCAGACCAACTCTTTGGCACCGGCAGATAAACGTTTCTACGCGACGCGTGACATTACCGCGACCGTCGACTCAATTCCGCTAATCACTGCGTCTATTTTGGCGAAGAAATTGGCGGAAGGGCTTGATGCATTAGTGATGGACGTGAAAGTGGGTTCCGGTGCCTTCATGCCTACTTTTGAGCTCTCCGAAGCGCTGGCGCAGTCTATCGTTGGCGTAACTAACGGCGCAGGCTGTAAAACAACCGCGTTACTGACTGATATGAATCAGGTTCTGGCGTCAAGCGCCGGTAACGCCGTTGAAGTTCGCGAGTCCGTGCAGTTCCTGACGGGTGAATACCGCAACCCGCGCTTGTTTGAAGTGACTATGGCTTTATGTGCTGAGATGTTGATTTCTGGTAATTTGGCCGCAGATCAACAGGACGCACGCAATAAGCTGCAAGCGGTGCTGGATAACGGCAAAGCGGCAGAGATCTTTGGCCGTATGGTGGCAGCACAAGGCGGCCCGGCTGATTTTGTTGAGCGCTACGATAGCTACTTACCACAGGCCACATTAAGCAAGCCGGTCTTTGCTGAACACGGTGGTATTATTACTGCTATGGATACCCGTGAACTCGGGATGTCAGTGGTTGGACTGGGCGGCGGACGTCGCCGTGCGACTGACAGCATCGATTACAGCGTTGGTTTAACTGATATGGTTCGTTTGGGCGACAGCGTGGATGCGCAGCGTCCATTGGCGATTGTGCATGCGTCCAATGAAGAAGATTGGCAACAGGCTGCTCGTGCAGTACGCAGCGCAATTGTGTTGGGTGACAAGGCTCCGGCAGAAAATCCGGTAGTTTATCGCCGTATCACCGAGTAA
- a CDS encoding YjjW family glycine radical enzyme activase, which yields MSKRCASVSKILPFSCVDGPGSRLAIFLQGCNLNCKNCHNPYTIGLCDHCGDCVATCPHQALSLVEGSVRWDEKACQQCDTCLQTCTRQSSPMVQRYSVDSLLAQVKRNALFINGITVSGGEVTLQLPFLYDLFTAIKSAPTLKHLTCLIDSNGELSTAGWEKIAPWMDGAMIDLKAWGSECHKALTGRDNQRIKQSIQWLAKHDKLSELRLLVIPQHSDHLQHVDELAQFITALGEIPVRLNAFHHHGVRGDAQAWQSATKEDIETLAAALTQRGVKQIIRPALYL from the coding sequence ATGAGCAAACGATGCGCTTCGGTAAGTAAGATCTTACCGTTCTCCTGCGTCGATGGGCCAGGCAGTCGCCTGGCCATTTTTCTGCAAGGGTGCAATCTAAACTGTAAAAATTGCCACAACCCCTACACCATTGGCCTTTGTGACCACTGCGGCGACTGTGTAGCAACCTGCCCTCATCAGGCACTAAGTCTGGTGGAAGGGAGCGTGCGCTGGGATGAGAAAGCCTGCCAGCAATGCGATACCTGCCTGCAAACCTGTACGCGGCAGTCCAGCCCGATGGTGCAGCGCTACAGCGTAGATTCCCTTTTAGCACAGGTAAAACGTAATGCGCTGTTTATCAATGGGATCACCGTTAGCGGCGGCGAGGTAACGCTGCAACTGCCCTTTTTATATGATCTCTTTACCGCGATTAAATCCGCGCCAACGCTCAAGCATTTAACCTGCCTAATCGACAGTAACGGCGAACTATCCACCGCTGGCTGGGAGAAAATCGCACCATGGATGGACGGTGCTATGATCGATCTTAAAGCTTGGGGAAGCGAATGCCACAAGGCATTAACGGGGCGAGATAATCAAAGGATCAAGCAAAGTATTCAGTGGTTGGCAAAACACGACAAGCTCAGCGAACTGCGTCTGCTGGTGATCCCACAGCATAGCGATCATCTGCAACATGTCGATGAATTAGCACAGTTTATTACCGCACTCGGTGAGATTCCGGTACGCCTTAACGCCTTTCATCATCATGGTGTTCGCGGTGACGCGCAGGCATGGCAAAGTGCCACAAAAGAAGATATTGAAACGCTAGCCGCCGCGCTTACCCAGCGTGGCGTAAAGCAGATTATTCGCCCTGCGCTGTATTTGTGA